A region from the Drosophila bipectinata strain 14024-0381.07 chromosome 3R, DbipHiC1v2, whole genome shotgun sequence genome encodes:
- the Osi9 gene encoding uncharacterized protein Osi9 → MFKFVCLFALIASTAAAASEADSLLTSALKMVKDCGERSMVLCMKERALHYFDNENGDVRLTEGIALVKTDDIPVGRSLNDVQLPEEVEAREAEVDSLLVERVARFFGTHTLQFKVPKDSIQDMQRALEESRGKKKEKKKYLMPLLMLFKLKMAALLPLAIGFLALISFKALVIGKIALLLSGIIGLKKLLESKKENYEVVAHPHYEHEHSYGRSLQQDSQAQQMAYAAYKQ, encoded by the exons ATGTTCAAGTTCGTGTGTTTGTTCGCGCTGATTGCCTCCACGGCAGCAGCCGCTTCGGAGGCCGACAGCCTGCTCACCAGCGCCCTCAAGATGGTCAAGGACTGTGGCGAGCGTTCGATGGTCTTGTGCATGAAG GAACGCGCCTTGCACTATTTCGATAACGAGAACGGAGATGTGCGACTAACCGAGGGCATTGCCCTGGTCAAGACCGACGACATCCCGGTGGGCCGTTCCCTGAACGACGTCCAGCTGCCCGAGGAGGTGGAGGCTCGCGAGGCCGAGGTTGACTCGTTGCTGGTGGAGCGTGTGGCCCGATTCTTCGGCACCCACACCCTGCAGTTCAAGGTGCCCAAGGACTCCATCCAGGATATGCAGCGCGCCCTCGAAGAAT CCCGTGGCAagaagaaggagaaaaagAAGTACCTGATGCCCCTGCTGATGCTCTTCAAACTGAAAATGGCCGCCCTCCTGCCCCTGGCCATTGGCTTCCTGGCCCTGATCTCCTTCAAGGCCCTCGTGATCGGCAAGATCGCCCTGCTGCTGTCCGGCATCATTGGGCTGAAGAAGCTGTTGGAGTCGAAGAAGGAGAACTACGAGGTGGTGGCGCACCCCCACTACGAGCACGAGCACAGCTACGGACGATCCCTGCAGCAGGACTCCCAGGCGCAGCAAATGGCCTACGCGGCGTACAAGCAATAA